A single Crateriforma conspicua DNA region contains:
- a CDS encoding helix-turn-helix domain-containing protein — protein sequence MTRPKTKPKRQTADRFRVLNAFVDFTASELRRSELLVWLALYRDTREGIATVSQRAIAGRCGIDRKTVERSVASLVARGLLVVVNTGGFRQGSASYRVLPMSREKLDSLPRSPPDA from the coding sequence ATGACCCGCCCAAAGACAAAGCCGAAGCGTCAAACCGCCGACCGCTTCCGCGTCTTGAATGCGTTTGTGGACTTCACGGCAAGCGAACTGCGACGGTCCGAGTTGTTGGTGTGGCTGGCGTTGTACCGCGACACCCGCGAAGGGATCGCGACGGTATCCCAGCGAGCCATCGCGGGTCGGTGTGGGATTGATCGCAAAACCGTTGAGCGGTCGGTCGCAAGCTTGGTCGCTCGGGGGCTGCTGGTAGTAGTGAACACGGGAGGGTTTCGCCAAGGTTCGGCAAGCTACCGAGTGTTGCCAATGTCGCGCGAAAAACTCGACTCACTGCCCCGATCACCGCCGGACGCCTAG
- a CDS encoding DnaB-like helicase C-terminal domain-containing protein, whose protein sequence is MTAANFIRCDRLFDDWQDDVLHGEPPRRYDIGPGLEHVRLGPGTVSLLGGSPGMGKTAFAMQCVVSAMTADESLRACVCNVEMPPERLLERQLSRLSGVGLDYIQSRQLGERQRDKLDAAFDVIDDIADRLVFVRAPMTLENVAAAADDIEAELVVLDYIQRIRPVGKHDDKRGSVDATMDSIRRFADAGCCVLALSAVGRSKDAKGRTSYAGDGLSLASFRESSELEYGADDAYLLVPAKDAEQDADDAVIDVTLRQLKSRYGQPTDCDLTFDRSVQSFEPTEPPMTEEHRQLRAAIAGLWGEE, encoded by the coding sequence ATGACCGCCGCGAACTTCATCCGGTGCGACCGGTTGTTCGATGACTGGCAAGACGATGTTTTGCACGGCGAACCGCCGCGCCGATATGACATCGGGCCGGGATTGGAACACGTCCGGCTTGGTCCGGGGACCGTCTCTTTGTTGGGCGGTTCACCCGGCATGGGCAAGACGGCATTTGCCATGCAGTGCGTCGTCTCTGCGATGACCGCTGACGAATCGTTGCGTGCGTGCGTCTGCAATGTCGAGATGCCGCCGGAACGGCTGTTAGAACGGCAACTGAGCCGTTTATCGGGGGTGGGACTGGACTACATCCAAAGCCGCCAACTAGGTGAACGGCAACGCGACAAACTAGACGCGGCTTTTGATGTCATCGACGACATCGCCGACAGGCTGGTGTTTGTGCGGGCACCGATGACACTTGAGAACGTCGCGGCGGCTGCGGACGACATCGAAGCCGAGTTGGTTGTTTTGGACTACATCCAACGAATCCGGCCGGTCGGCAAGCATGACGACAAACGCGGTTCGGTCGATGCGACGATGGATTCGATACGGCGGTTCGCCGATGCGGGTTGTTGCGTTCTGGCGTTGTCGGCGGTCGGACGTTCGAAGGATGCCAAAGGCCGCACCAGCTACGCCGGCGACGGCTTGTCACTGGCATCCTTTCGGGAGTCGTCAGAACTGGAATACGGGGCCGATGACGCCTACCTGCTGGTTCCCGCGAAGGACGCCGAACAGGACGCCGACGACGCGGTTATCGACGTGACGTTGAGGCAACTGAAAAGCCGCTACGGTCAGCCGACGGATTGCGACCTGACGTTCGACCGCTCGGTCCAATCGTTCGAACCGACCGAACCACCGATGACCGAGGAACACCGCCAACTTCGCGCTGCGATTGCGGGATTGTGGGGTGAGGAATGA
- a CDS encoding DNA primase: protein MTNAMPLGYRIVGPCSRERRLVDYDRAFAAYADCDDLAQIDREGFLSPFQYDNAIRSRVVRPDGTLDVRGFTGTHWSRYLWADIDDDGNIDRATASARRLVAWVLERYQVDESELLVFFSGSKGFHVGLPTSLFAAKPSDVFGRVARQVAEDIATKAAVRLDTAIYHIVQPLRAPNSRHGKTGRHKRFLTVDELMQVRPAAIVERSAEPLAFDLPETPAADERAVADWQSACEQTNRKTEAVRSRDTDRTELNLATLEFIRDGADEGDRHRLLYSAAANLAELGCPPRLAHALLTESALDSGLPPADVRRAIDNGLSKGVTE from the coding sequence ATGACCAATGCGATGCCGCTGGGGTATCGCATTGTTGGACCGTGTAGCCGCGAGCGTCGTTTGGTCGATTATGACCGCGCGTTCGCGGCCTACGCGGATTGCGATGACCTAGCACAGATTGACCGCGAAGGGTTCTTATCACCTTTCCAGTACGACAATGCGATTCGGTCGCGCGTGGTTCGACCGGACGGAACGTTGGACGTTCGCGGGTTCACCGGGACGCATTGGTCGCGGTACTTGTGGGCCGACATCGACGACGACGGCAACATCGACCGGGCAACCGCTTCGGCTCGGCGGTTGGTCGCTTGGGTGTTGGAGCGATACCAAGTCGATGAATCCGAGCTGCTGGTGTTCTTCAGCGGGTCAAAAGGCTTTCACGTTGGCCTACCGACATCACTGTTCGCCGCCAAACCGTCGGACGTGTTCGGCCGGGTGGCTCGGCAGGTAGCCGAGGACATCGCCACGAAGGCCGCTGTAAGGCTCGACACGGCTATCTACCACATCGTCCAGCCATTACGAGCACCGAACAGCCGCCACGGCAAGACGGGACGTCACAAGCGGTTCCTGACGGTCGATGAGCTGATGCAGGTTCGGCCGGCGGCGATTGTGGAGCGTTCGGCCGAGCCGCTGGCGTTCGACTTGCCAGAAACACCAGCGGCCGACGAACGAGCGGTCGCGGACTGGCAATCGGCTTGCGAACAGACGAACCGAAAAACCGAAGCGGTCCGAAGTCGCGACACCGACCGGACCGAGCTGAACTTGGCGACATTGGAGTTTATCCGCGACGGTGCGGACGAAGGCGACCGACACCGGCTGTTGTACTCGGCGGCAGCAAACTTGGCCGAGCTTGGTTGTCCGCCGCGACTTGCGCATGCGTTGCTGACTGAATCGGCTTTGGACTCGGGGTTGCCGCCGGCTGATGTCCGCCGAGCGATTGACAATGGATTGTCGAAAGGGGTTACGGAATGA
- a CDS encoding DUF669 domain-containing protein, whose translation MGKLSNILRQQGTLDTIKSAWDTTAAAADNDVLPKGEYVADIVAGEAIESRTKGTPGYRLTFEVAEGEHTGGRFWHECWFTEAAMSRTKRDLSKLGVTDLEQLERPLPAVFRCNVKLAIRRDDDGNEGNRVRKFEVVEVIKPEPDAFAPDGDSESAPESGETF comes from the coding sequence ATGGGAAAGCTATCTAACATTCTACGCCAGCAAGGCACCTTAGACACCATCAAATCGGCTTGGGACACTACGGCCGCCGCCGCCGACAATGACGTGCTACCCAAAGGCGAATACGTCGCCGACATTGTGGCGGGTGAGGCCATCGAAAGCCGAACCAAAGGGACGCCGGGATACCGGCTGACGTTCGAGGTGGCCGAAGGTGAACACACCGGCGGCCGGTTCTGGCATGAATGCTGGTTCACCGAGGCCGCAATGTCGCGAACAAAACGCGACCTTTCAAAGCTCGGTGTGACCGACTTGGAACAACTTGAACGGCCGTTGCCGGCTGTGTTCCGCTGCAACGTCAAGCTGGCAATCCGCCGCGACGACGACGGCAACGAAGGGAACCGCGTGCGGAAATTCGAGGTTGTCGAAGTCATTAAGCCGGAACCGGACGCATTCGCGCCGGACGGCGACAGTGAGAGCGCACCCGAAAGCGGGGAAACGTTCTGA
- a CDS encoding DUF1580 domain-containing protein — MQTAEQDAGQSVRRILSEDILTIAEARAEIARVTGRRCRPDKATMTRWIQRGVGDTKVKLEAIRLGRQWFTSRQSITRFIEARSR, encoded by the coding sequence ATGCAAACCGCCGAACAAGATGCCGGCCAATCTGTCCGCCGGATTCTGTCCGAAGACATTCTCACAATCGCTGAAGCACGGGCCGAGATCGCCCGCGTCACTGGCCGCCGATGCCGGCCGGACAAGGCCACGATGACGCGGTGGATTCAGCGCGGCGTTGGTGACACCAAGGTGAAGCTTGAGGCGATCCGCCTGGGCCGCCAGTGGTTCACATCGCGCCAGTCGATCACCCGATTCATCGAAGCCCGGAGCAGATGA
- a CDS encoding tyrosine-type recombinase/integrase, translating into MPRKRSTAPGYRYHVSGQAVVTLDGRNFYLGEHGSPQSWAKYYALLAEYNANGQRMPEQVETHKSDQPVTVRCLTAEFREHAKVRYAKNAGELSRYGSLCSVLEDEYGDDPVENFGPRKLAELRDLFVASGNCRKYVNTQTRCIVSIFRFGVSREIVKPEYLVALQTLEPLKQGQTKARESEPVQPVDIEAVRLTAKHLSPTVKAMVRIQAATGMRPSEVCKMRPTDIEKRPDGVWVYRPPTHKTAHHGKTKAVPLVGDAKLALKPFLDRPDDKYCFTPKESADWHRDQRSANRKTPMNQGDRPGYGKTARDGTRKERNYRPCFGADSYRRAIQRAAEKAGTDHWFPYQLRHTAGTVIREALGVEAAQAMLGHSRASMTEHYAKLSLEKAIEAAKAGPSV; encoded by the coding sequence ATGCCACGCAAACGTTCTACGGCCCCCGGTTATCGCTACCACGTATCGGGCCAAGCAGTCGTCACGCTGGACGGTCGCAACTTCTATCTAGGCGAACATGGAAGCCCGCAAAGCTGGGCCAAGTACTACGCACTATTGGCGGAGTACAACGCCAACGGCCAGCGGATGCCCGAACAAGTCGAAACGCACAAGTCAGACCAGCCGGTAACCGTGCGATGCCTGACGGCCGAGTTTCGAGAACACGCCAAGGTCCGCTACGCCAAGAACGCTGGCGAGCTGTCGAGGTACGGAAGCCTGTGTTCCGTCCTGGAAGACGAATACGGCGACGACCCTGTCGAGAATTTCGGCCCCCGCAAGCTTGCCGAACTTCGGGACTTGTTTGTCGCGTCCGGCAACTGTCGCAAGTACGTCAACACGCAGACCCGTTGCATCGTTTCAATCTTCCGATTCGGAGTGAGCCGCGAGATTGTGAAGCCGGAATACTTGGTTGCCTTGCAAACGTTGGAACCGCTGAAGCAGGGTCAGACCAAGGCCCGCGAATCCGAACCCGTGCAACCGGTCGACATCGAAGCGGTCAGACTGACGGCGAAACACCTATCGCCAACTGTCAAGGCAATGGTGCGGATTCAGGCGGCAACCGGGATGCGTCCGAGTGAAGTCTGCAAGATGCGTCCGACCGACATCGAGAAGCGACCGGACGGTGTGTGGGTGTACCGACCGCCGACGCACAAGACCGCCCATCATGGCAAGACCAAGGCGGTGCCACTGGTGGGCGATGCGAAGTTGGCGCTAAAGCCGTTTTTGGACCGGCCGGACGATAAATACTGCTTCACCCCGAAGGAGTCGGCCGACTGGCACCGGGACCAGCGAAGTGCGAACCGCAAAACGCCGATGAACCAGGGCGACCGGCCGGGCTATGGCAAAACGGCGAGGGACGGAACACGCAAGGAGCGAAACTACAGACCCTGCTTTGGTGCGGACAGTTACCGACGTGCGATTCAGCGAGCGGCAGAGAAGGCCGGGACCGACCATTGGTTCCCCTACCAACTTCGGCATACCGCTGGCACGGTCATCCGCGAAGCGTTGGGCGTGGAAGCCGCACAGGCAATGCTTGGTCATAGTCGAGCGTCGATGACCGAGCACTACGCCAAGCTGTCGCTGGAAAAGGCAATCGAAGCCGCCAAGGCTGGACCGTCCGTCTAG
- a CDS encoding DUF3179 domain-containing (seleno)protein, with translation MTLPVTLVQDSGERDVRPNGFDLSESLVPREQILRGGPPKDGIAALSDPVVLTVDQADAMRGDDRVIGVAMGGMARAYPISILNYHEIINDQFGDHAIAVTFCPLCDSAVVVDRDVGSRSIEFGVSGLLFNSNVLMYDRRSSNPSLWSQLDLRAISGPMAGTRLAPVRHELVHWKQWVDRHPQSTVVSIRSADPVRSGSRRDYTVNPYEAYLRRPGLMFPVNPAAMELPASDLKSLVLGVSANGQSGFIAADAFGNRASSRRFQLAGASLVVKFDPVALQFRVTQADPAVSWTHSFRFAWQAFHPTSVALRPSQERLPNR, from the coding sequence ATGACTTTGCCAGTGACGCTGGTTCAGGATTCCGGGGAACGCGACGTCAGACCGAACGGATTCGATCTATCCGAATCACTGGTGCCCCGCGAACAGATCCTCCGCGGCGGGCCACCCAAAGACGGGATTGCCGCGTTGAGCGACCCCGTCGTTTTGACGGTGGACCAAGCGGACGCGATGCGCGGCGATGATCGCGTGATCGGTGTTGCAATGGGTGGTATGGCCAGGGCCTATCCAATTTCCATCCTGAATTATCACGAGATCATCAACGATCAATTTGGGGATCACGCGATCGCGGTGACCTTCTGTCCGCTTTGTGACTCAGCGGTCGTGGTCGACCGGGATGTCGGATCAAGATCGATCGAGTTCGGTGTTTCGGGCTTGCTGTTCAACAGCAACGTGCTGATGTACGACCGGCGATCATCGAATCCCAGTCTGTGGTCGCAATTGGATCTGCGAGCGATCAGCGGTCCAATGGCGGGGACACGCTTGGCGCCCGTTCGCCATGAATTGGTCCATTGGAAGCAGTGGGTCGACCGGCACCCGCAATCCACCGTCGTATCGATCCGTTCGGCCGATCCCGTTCGCTCAGGCAGTCGACGCGATTACACCGTTAATCCGTACGAAGCTTACCTTCGCCGTCCGGGGCTGATGTTTCCGGTCAATCCTGCGGCGATGGAATTGCCAGCCTCGGATTTGAAATCGTTGGTGTTGGGAGTGTCGGCCAACGGCCAGTCCGGCTTCATCGCCGCCGACGCATTTGGCAATCGAGCATCTTCCCGCCGTTTCCAGCTAGCCGGAGCGTCGTTGGTCGTGAAATTCGACCCGGTTGCACTCCAGTTTCGTGTGACTCAGGCGGATCCGGCAGTGTCGTGGACGCATTCGTTTCGTTTCGCCTGGCAAGCATTTCATCCGACCTCCGTAGCTCTGCGACCCAGCCAAGAACGATTGCCAAATCGTTGA
- a CDS encoding FMN-binding protein, translated as MKPPNIRKPKSVGRGLTAALNAPCIRRYVTSRFQLAIVTVLVISVFGSGHARAADKIEFVNGTELDGKILQIRKADKEFDFETDIGGRTISRTYPYDKVHAVTFGGKRFVITPKTAASTASSSASSDPNQLNRSRGEVLQIIEQAGRQPPSWLASTPMNHPASLDLSWPLKPGGPWNESKNVGQYIWGRVNPNPGRWRSGIKLVHQCIDQHKTDPKLLKRDFEKLGQMYFELLQDYPRAAYYMKLAGAAPDKQLGVHLAECYWRLGNKSMALQTLAGRSIHFDAIKLLGDMGEVDRAVRLTAAYANSNFFNEAFLNAGDALRNAGRYDEAIQYYQRILDLDRARNAEYKKRYHGRARDAIQAIRLFDKVDVTKISDGTYQATATAYAGPLTVDVIVADAKIESVQVVKHKDKQFYAALTDTPRQIIEKQTVKDIDGTSGATITSQAIITATAMALGKGSNQ; from the coding sequence ATGAAACCTCCGAACATTCGCAAACCAAAATCTGTCGGCCGCGGATTGACAGCAGCGTTAAACGCCCCATGCATTCGCCGCTACGTCACGTCTAGGTTTCAGCTGGCGATCGTTACCGTGTTGGTGATCTCGGTTTTCGGATCTGGCCACGCGCGAGCCGCCGACAAGATCGAGTTCGTCAACGGCACCGAGCTGGACGGAAAGATTTTGCAGATTCGCAAAGCCGACAAAGAATTCGACTTTGAGACAGACATCGGTGGCCGCACGATTTCCCGCACCTACCCGTACGACAAGGTCCACGCGGTCACATTTGGCGGCAAGCGGTTTGTGATCACGCCGAAAACTGCGGCAAGCACCGCATCGTCTTCGGCCAGCAGCGATCCAAACCAACTGAACCGTTCGCGTGGCGAAGTCTTACAGATCATCGAACAAGCCGGCCGTCAGCCGCCCAGCTGGCTGGCATCGACGCCGATGAATCATCCTGCGTCGCTGGACCTTTCATGGCCGCTGAAGCCGGGGGGACCATGGAACGAATCAAAGAATGTGGGTCAGTACATTTGGGGACGAGTGAATCCGAACCCGGGACGCTGGCGCAGCGGGATCAAGTTGGTCCATCAATGCATCGACCAACACAAGACAGACCCGAAGTTACTGAAACGTGATTTCGAGAAACTGGGGCAAATGTATTTCGAGCTTTTGCAAGATTACCCACGCGCTGCCTATTACATGAAGCTGGCGGGGGCAGCGCCAGACAAGCAACTGGGCGTGCACTTGGCGGAATGCTACTGGCGACTGGGCAACAAATCGATGGCCTTGCAAACGCTCGCCGGACGCAGCATTCATTTCGACGCGATCAAATTGCTGGGTGACATGGGGGAGGTCGATCGAGCCGTTCGACTGACTGCCGCGTACGCCAACAGCAACTTCTTCAACGAGGCCTTCTTGAACGCTGGTGATGCCCTGCGAAACGCGGGTCGATACGACGAGGCAATTCAATACTACCAACGCATTTTGGATTTGGATCGCGCGCGAAATGCCGAATACAAGAAGCGTTATCACGGCCGCGCCCGCGACGCGATCCAGGCGATTCGGCTGTTCGACAAAGTCGATGTGACGAAGATTTCCGACGGCACCTACCAGGCAACCGCCACGGCCTACGCTGGCCCTCTGACCGTGGATGTCATCGTTGCCGACGCAAAAATCGAATCCGTGCAAGTCGTCAAACACAAAGACAAGCAATTCTATGCCGCACTGACCGACACACCGCGTCAAATCATCGAAAAGCAGACGGTCAAAGACATCGACGGGACCAGCGGTGCGACCATCACATCCCAGGCCATCATCACCGCCACCGCAATGGCACTGGGCAAAGGGTCCAATCAATGA
- a CDS encoding non-reducing end alpha-L-arabinofuranosidase family hydrolase translates to MIVASRIALAVLASVSFYQSLYAGDPVDGSWNDGRFHWHVGKPILSVDQDRLPDLPDHRWVAVKDPSVVRHDGHWHLFCTLRNDKKGDGRIRIGYLKFSQWEQAKSSEWSVLDLTLDYHGAPQIFYFRPDQKWYLIYQAADESRNLRYGPCYSVNDDINNPADWSRPESLYVVPEGEQAGLDFWVICDNDHAYLFFTSLNGKLWRSRTRLDQFPDRGWSEPVIALQADIYEASHTYHIKGLEKYVTLVEAQDGKRRYFKTFIADTLDGTWRPLAASRQKPFVAPKNVINQSTSWATSYSHGEFIRDGIDQRLSISDDRLTLLFQGASDTEYQRGSYGDIPWRLGLLRLADEPYDAPE, encoded by the coding sequence ATGATTGTCGCGTCGCGTATCGCCCTGGCTGTCCTTGCTTCCGTATCCTTTTATCAATCGCTGTATGCCGGCGACCCGGTGGACGGAAGCTGGAACGACGGACGGTTTCATTGGCACGTCGGCAAGCCCATCTTAAGTGTTGACCAGGATCGCCTACCGGACTTGCCGGATCATCGATGGGTGGCCGTCAAAGACCCCAGCGTGGTTCGTCACGACGGACACTGGCATTTGTTTTGTACGCTTCGCAACGACAAGAAGGGCGACGGCCGGATACGCATCGGCTATCTGAAATTTTCCCAGTGGGAACAGGCCAAGTCGTCCGAATGGTCCGTCCTGGATTTGACATTGGACTACCACGGCGCGCCGCAAATCTTCTATTTCCGCCCCGACCAAAAGTGGTATCTGATTTACCAGGCGGCGGATGAATCGCGCAACCTTCGCTACGGCCCCTGCTATTCGGTCAACGATGACATCAACAACCCGGCCGACTGGAGTCGTCCCGAGTCTTTGTACGTGGTCCCGGAGGGCGAGCAGGCCGGGTTGGATTTTTGGGTCATTTGCGACAACGATCATGCCTATCTGTTTTTCACTTCGCTGAACGGAAAATTGTGGCGATCACGAACCCGCTTGGATCAATTCCCCGACCGCGGGTGGTCCGAACCGGTGATCGCATTACAGGCCGACATCTATGAGGCCAGCCACACGTATCACATCAAGGGTTTGGAAAAGTACGTGACCTTGGTCGAAGCTCAAGATGGAAAACGTCGCTACTTCAAGACGTTCATCGCCGACACACTGGACGGAACATGGCGGCCCTTGGCGGCTAGTCGCCAAAAGCCGTTCGTCGCCCCGAAGAACGTCATCAACCAATCGACATCTTGGGCGACGTCCTACAGCCATGGTGAATTCATTCGCGACGGCATCGACCAGCGACTGAGCATCTCGGATGACCGTTTGACGTTGCTGTTCCAGGGGGCTTCGGACACCGAATACCAGCGTGGTTCCTATGGCGACATTCCCTGGCGATTGGGATTACTGCGTCTGGCTGACGAACCATACGATGCACCGGAGTAA
- a CDS encoding 4Fe-4S binding protein yields the protein MTAGKKRLLALGIAMVCTAALAAGAGQWHWTFGTLRLDPMVLAASIVGLAASALILLSSFRSDDGSKVLIRLDWFLPMLRRPKAGKAVSPSILGRTMRRVMPSTLQSDWSTKRRGPVRRWLRRLGPSWTAAPVRRLVQGTCLVTFWILFFYVCWPYDARPALVQPASTGWLLQTVDQQSGEVRFQGDDSTDASIEAGDYFVIDTGVTDDAAADLGQFRIDMNSDGTISLKPSQTKAAGQWDAFFFGTGPYDLYAMRLGQWPSHYADNLRGKERLPAELFLIIDPLVSLSTAVASRSLVWSLTAAGVILIVCVLIPRGFCGYLCPLGTTIDLFDWLVAGRVGRFRVPDDGWWVHIKYYLLAGTMIAAVGGVLVSGFFSAIPVVTRGMLFLLDPVQTGATRGWHLIPPINAGHIVSLLLFAAVLCLGFLRPRFWCKYVCPSGAVFSVGNLLRATERKVESSCIHCNKCVEICPFDAIKPDFTTRGTDCTMCQSCGGVCPTHAIKFVERTNLVQLKTFDDPPTGESSLGRRGFLSAVGGGAAAVVGGVGAVAATKAFGAKLSDDESFRPVRPPGSVPEQEFLQMCIRCGECFKACPNNVLQPEGFQQGLEGLWTPMVQADWAGCESSCNACGQVCPTGAIRALPIEEKRHARMGLAILNESTCLPLAGKEDCDLCVQECQAAGYHAIEYTQVGVQTDESGMPIEGTGFLAPLVIDDACVGCGLCQTRCYAINVKDRGVLDESAIVVVAGGDREDRLMEGSYRELHEQRTGGAAKDPTPTGHGTRSQTAAPKGGGASGTARSDSQDPFGLGGDADPFGLGESVGSESTTPDAHPAKNTDDLDPFGIGIETDAGQTPSDDDSPF from the coding sequence ATGACGGCTGGAAAAAAACGATTACTGGCCTTGGGGATCGCCATGGTTTGCACGGCGGCTTTGGCGGCCGGGGCCGGCCAATGGCATTGGACGTTCGGAACCCTTCGGCTGGATCCGATGGTCTTGGCTGCGTCGATCGTTGGGTTGGCCGCCAGCGCCTTGATATTGCTGTCCAGCTTTCGCAGTGACGACGGGTCCAAGGTGTTGATCCGTTTGGACTGGTTTTTGCCGATGCTGAGGCGGCCCAAGGCGGGCAAGGCGGTGTCGCCGTCTATCCTGGGCCGAACGATGCGGCGGGTGATGCCATCGACGTTGCAATCCGACTGGTCCACCAAACGCCGCGGCCCGGTTCGTCGCTGGCTTCGCCGACTGGGCCCCAGTTGGACGGCTGCTCCGGTGCGACGGCTTGTTCAAGGCACCTGCTTGGTCACTTTTTGGATTCTGTTTTTCTACGTTTGCTGGCCGTATGACGCTCGTCCGGCACTGGTCCAGCCCGCGTCGACCGGGTGGTTGTTGCAAACGGTTGACCAGCAATCGGGTGAAGTTCGGTTCCAGGGCGACGACTCGACGGACGCTTCCATCGAAGCGGGGGACTACTTTGTCATCGACACGGGCGTGACCGACGATGCAGCCGCGGATCTGGGACAGTTTCGCATCGACATGAACTCCGACGGGACGATTTCACTGAAGCCCAGCCAAACCAAGGCGGCGGGACAGTGGGACGCCTTTTTCTTTGGTACCGGCCCCTATGACTTGTACGCGATGCGGCTGGGACAATGGCCCTCGCACTACGCCGACAATCTGCGAGGCAAGGAAAGATTACCGGCCGAGTTGTTTCTGATCATCGATCCGCTGGTCAGCCTTTCGACGGCCGTCGCATCGCGAAGCCTTGTCTGGTCGCTGACTGCGGCGGGCGTGATTTTGATCGTTTGCGTTTTGATCCCGCGTGGTTTTTGCGGCTACCTGTGTCCATTGGGCACCACGATTGATCTGTTCGACTGGCTGGTGGCCGGGCGAGTTGGCCGCTTCCGCGTTCCCGATGACGGCTGGTGGGTTCACATCAAGTACTACCTATTGGCTGGAACCATGATCGCGGCGGTCGGCGGCGTGCTGGTCTCTGGCTTTTTTTCAGCGATCCCGGTGGTCACTCGGGGCATGCTGTTCTTGCTGGATCCGGTGCAAACAGGCGCAACGCGAGGCTGGCATTTGATCCCGCCGATCAATGCGGGGCATATCGTTTCGCTGTTGTTGTTTGCAGCGGTGCTGTGCTTGGGTTTTTTGCGTCCCAGGTTTTGGTGCAAGTACGTATGCCCCAGCGGCGCGGTATTTAGCGTGGGCAACCTGCTGAGGGCGACCGAACGCAAAGTCGAATCCAGCTGCATTCACTGCAACAAGTGTGTGGAAATCTGCCCGTTTGACGCGATCAAACCGGACTTCACGACCCGCGGGACAGACTGCACGATGTGCCAGTCGTGTGGCGGTGTGTGCCCGACGCATGCGATTAAATTTGTCGAGCGGACCAACCTGGTCCAGCTGAAAACCTTTGATGACCCACCGACAGGCGAAAGCTCGCTGGGGCGCCGCGGGTTCCTATCGGCCGTCGGTGGCGGTGCGGCCGCGGTGGTGGGTGGCGTCGGAGCGGTGGCGGCCACCAAAGCGTTCGGTGCCAAGCTGTCCGATGACGAATCGTTTCGCCCCGTACGACCGCCCGGCAGTGTCCCCGAGCAAGAATTCTTGCAGATGTGCATCCGCTGTGGTGAGTGCTTCAAGGCTTGCCCCAACAACGTGCTGCAGCCGGAGGGATTCCAGCAAGGCTTGGAAGGACTGTGGACGCCGATGGTCCAGGCCGACTGGGCCGGATGCGAATCCAGTTGCAACGCGTGCGGCCAGGTTTGCCCGACGGGTGCGATTCGGGCGCTGCCCATCGAAGAAAAGCGGCACGCGCGGATGGGGCTGGCGATTCTGAATGAATCCACCTGTCTGCCGCTGGCGGGCAAGGAGGATTGCGACCTGTGTGTCCAGGAATGTCAGGCAGCCGGGTATCACGCCATCGAATACACCCAGGTCGGTGTTCAAACCGACGAAAGCGGGATGCCGATCGAAGGGACGGGATTCCTGGCCCCGCTGGTCATCGACGACGCTTGCGTGGGTTGCGGGCTTTGCCAGACACGTTGCTATGCCATCAACGTCAAGGATCGCGGCGTCCTGGATGAATCGGCCATTGTTGTTGTCGCCGGCGGGGACCGAGAAGACCGGCTGATGGAAGGCTCCTACCGCGAACTGCACGAACAACGCACCGGCGGGGCCGCCAAGGATCCGACGCCGACCGGCCATGGCACGCGATCGCAGACGGCCGCCCCGAAGGGTGGCGGCGCGTCTGGCACGGCCCGCAGCGATTCACAGGACCCCTTCGGACTGGGTGGCGATGCCGATCCGTTCGGCCTGGGCGAATCGGTCGGCAGCGAATCCACCACACCGGACGCCCACCCCGCCAAAAACACTGATGATCTGGATCCTTTCGGAATCGGCATCGAAACGGATGCTGGGCAAACGCCAAGCGACGACGACAGCCCGTTCTGA
- a CDS encoding DUF2752 domain-containing protein, with product MTSRPQTPDGLSHPPRPGAQATVDRPFPLSIPARLVAAVAAGVPLVLLLIASTLQPSSEGLGTHRQLGLPPCSTRILLGVRCPACGMTTSWSHFTHGQWASSLAVNSGGFFLAVFALIFSGVAIGVAWRGRLPRPEWIRVLGWSAVGIAVLTLVDWAIRLASEAGA from the coding sequence ATGACAAGCCGTCCACAAACCCCTGATGGTCTGTCGCACCCGCCCCGGCCGGGGGCGCAGGCGACCGTTGATCGCCCGTTTCCGTTGAGTATCCCGGCGCGATTGGTCGCTGCGGTCGCCGCCGGCGTGCCTTTGGTGTTGTTGCTCATCGCGTCCACGTTGCAGCCGAGTTCCGAAGGCCTGGGAACCCATCGTCAACTTGGGCTACCGCCCTGCTCCACACGCATCTTGCTGGGCGTGCGTTGTCCGGCCTGCGGTATGACGACATCTTGGAGCCACTTTACCCATGGCCAGTGGGCCAGCAGCCTGGCGGTGAATTCGGGAGGGTTCTTCCTGGCGGTGTTTGCGCTGATATTCAGCGGTGTGGCGATCGGGGTCGCTTGGCGCGGTCGATTGCCCCGGCCGGAATGGATTCGAGTGCTGGGATGGTCCGCCGTCGGAATTGCGGTGTTAACCTTGGTCGACTGGGCAATCCGGCTGGCAAGCGAAGCCGGTGCATAA